One Brassica napus cultivar Da-Ae chromosome C2, Da-Ae, whole genome shotgun sequence DNA window includes the following coding sequences:
- the LOC106395498 gene encoding probable magnesium transporter NIPA4 codes for MAESGGGGGWRDSYRGMSSDNIKGLVLAISSSLFIGASFIVKKKGLKKAGATGTRAGVGGYSYLYEPLWWIGVTTMLLGEIANFAAYAFAPAILVTPLGALSIIISAVLAHIILLEKLHIFGVLGCALCVVGSTTIVLHAPQEQEIGSVLEVWNLATEPAFMFYASLIIGAAVFLIFRYVPQYGQTNVMVYIGICSLVGSLSVMSVKALGIALKLTFSGTNQLFYPQTWVFTLVVLTCVVTQLNYLNKALDTFNTAIVSPIYYVMFTSLTILASVIMFKDWDRQNGTQIVTEMCGFVTILSGTFLLHRTKDMVEGSPVILPVRISKHADEDGFESEGIPLRRQESLRSP; via the exons AAAGGGCTTGGTGCTGGCCATTTCCTCTAGCTTATTCATCGGAGCTAGCTTCATCGTTAAGAAGAAAGGTCTCAAGAAAGCAGGAGCCACTGGCACTAGGGCTG GTGTTGGTGGGTACTCTTATCTTTACGAGCCTCTTTGGTGGATTGGCGTGACAACAA TGTTACTTGGTGAGATTGCCAATTTTGCTGCTTATGCATTTGCACCTGCTATACTTGTTACTCCTCTAGGCGCTCTCAGTATCATTATCAG TGCTGTCTTAGCTCATATCATACTACTGGAGAAGCTACACATCTTTGGAGTTCTTGGCTGCGCCTTATGTGTTGTGGGTTCCACCACAATCGTCCTACATGCCCCTCAAGAACAAGAGATTGGTTCTGTGCTTGAAGTTTGGAATCTTGCAACAGAGCCAG CGTTCATGTTCTATGCGAGCCTAATCATTGGGGCAGCTGTGTTTCTCATCTTCCGTTATGTGCCTCAATATGGACAGACAAACGTAATGGTCTACATCGGTATTTGTTCGCTTGTAGGATCATTATCG GTAATGAGCGTTAAAGCACTTGGAATAGCACTGAAGCTGACATTTTCTGGaacaaatcaattattttatccTCAAACTTGGGTATTTACATTGGTTGTACTTACCTGTGTTGTAACCCAATTGAACTACTTAAACAAG GCACTTGATACATTCAATACAGCTATAGTATCTCCTATATACTACGTAATGTTCACATCACTAACTATATTGGCCAGTGTTATCATGTTTAAG GACTGGGATAGGCAAAATGGCACTCAAATTGTCACAGAGATGTGTGGATTTGTTACAATACTTTCAGGCACTTTTCTTCTCCATAGAACCAAGGACATGGTCGAGG GTTCACCGGTTATATTACCAGTGCGTATAAGCAAGCATGCTGATGAGGATGGGTTTGAATCAGAAGGCATTCCACTTAGACGCCAAGAATCTCTCCGGTCACCTTAA
- the BNAC02G20860D gene encoding uncharacterized protein BNAC02G20860D: MALNRVCSEEFSFPLLASRVSGIGSPPLWKPSPERGWARPVIGRDGDNDLSKSFSYVERRRSLWTDKAEEKMDMLWEDLNEELPPRRSQSLRNELSGDGGEKKSSLLIDESSAVAVGCGMKLTKQKKKKKSPNVLVLMRVLKKLLVLRSSSQRSPAKTHPR; encoded by the coding sequence ATGGCTCTGAACAGAGTGTGTTCCGAAGAATTTAGTTTTCCATTGCTCGCTTCCCGAGTTTCCGGCATCGGTTCACCTCCACTGTGGAAACCCTCGCCGGAGAGAGGTTGGGCGAGACCAGTCATCGGAAGGGACGGTGATAACGATCTGTCGAAGAGCTTCTCTTATGTGGAAAGAAGGAGAAGTCTTTGGACAGATAAAGCAGAGGAGAAAATGGATATGTTGTGGGAAGATCTTAACGAAGAACTGCCCCCGAGGAGAAGCCAGAGTCTTAGGAACGAGCTCAGCGGAGATGGTGGAGAGAAGAAATCGTCTTTGTTAATCGACGAGAGTTCCGCCGTGGCCGTGGGATGCGGGATGAAGTTAacgaagcagaagaagaagaagaaaagtccGAACGTGTTGGTGTTGATGAGGGTTTTGAAGAAGCTTCTTGTTTTACGAAGTTCGTCTCAGAGATCGCCGGCCAAAACTCATCCGCGGTGA